CGACGCGCCGGGAAACGGAATCCTGGGTGTGCAGGCGGATATTGGACTGGGAAGCAGGTTTAATCTGGGAGGCCGGGGCGAACGCCGGGACCGGGGCGGAGAAACCAGGTGGCGGTCCGGATACGTGGAATTCGGCGGTTCGGCTGCTTCCCGCAGGCTGATCCTCGGATACTTTGAAATGGATTTCGGCCAGGGACTGATATGGCGCAGCCATTCGATCCGGCCCTCCACGGCCAGTCTCAGCGCGTCGGTGAAACGCCGCATCCGTGGCCTGAGGCCCGTGCGGACGACCTATGCATCCGGCGCCCGGCGCGGCATGGCCATGTGGATTGACCGACGCGGTTTCAGCCTGACGGGGATCCTTTCACGGGCCGATTCGGGTAAATGGGAACCCGGCGGCCGCCTGGGTTGGAGCCGGAACAGTGGGTTGGTCGGTATCTCGGTCCTGCAATCGGAAGGTAGCCTGCGTGTTGGTACGGACCTCGACTTCCTATACGGCGGTACGAACCTGTTCGGTGAAATGGCGATCGACGAAGAAGGTTCCCAGTCCGTTCAGGGAGGCATGGTCTGGAGCATGGAGGGCGTGGAAGGCGGGCTGACCTTTCACCGCCAGCCGGATGCCCGACTGATTGAAAAGTCGGAAAGGACATGGCAGAGCCTGCTTCTGCGCTGGAGGCCGGATCGCCGGACCACGCTTCAACTGAGCGTCGAACCCCGGTTGACCTACTTGGAACTTTACCGGCGCAGCACCATACGGTTTCGCCGCAGAATGGGGCGCGGTGTCATAGCCTCCGGAGTGTGGCGCCGTGAAACGGATGAGCGAAAGGTCACGGGATCGGCCCTGCTGGATACCTGGCGGGGACAGTTTGCCTGGCGGGTGCCGGCGCGGGTCCAGTGGCGGGCCCGCTACGAACGGCGCGGCCGGTCCGGTTTGAAGCCCGAACACGATCTGCGTCTGTACATGCGGTACCGGTCCAGGGACCGCTTCAGCCTGTCCGCGCAGTGGGAATACACCCTGGCCGGATTTCCCGCGCCGGAGGACGCGTTGGCCGGGTTTCCTGGTTCTGAGGACACGACCTCCCTGTTCAGGTCCAATCATCGTGAAAGGTGGGTTGTCCTGCTGTACGGACCGGTCGGACCGGGCGTTTCGACCCTGGTACGTTACACGCGGACCCGCCGGACCCGTTACGATCAACTCAAGGTTCCCCTCGTCGAAACACGGTGGGTTCTGCAGTTGAATGCCCGGTGGTGATGTAGACAGGAACTAGCCGTGTGTCCGA
This region of Gemmatimonadota bacterium genomic DNA includes:
- a CDS encoding helix-hairpin-helix domain-containing protein, which translates into the protein MRLFIKPIWRTLAAASLVAMMGMPEKRAAQDLDYSIDALIDREAADIDPEDIALLVSLRRDPLDINRVGRTELEQLPWITPVLAGAIVAWRERHGPFGDTGELARVPGFTAALVSRISPFVRAAGGGAEDDRRIETTGRLRLARNRTDRPDAPGNGILGVQADIGLGSRFNLGGRGERRDRGGETRWRSGYVEFGGSAASRRLILGYFEMDFGQGLIWRSHSIRPSTASLSASVKRRIRGLRPVRTTYASGARRGMAMWIDRRGFSLTGILSRADSGKWEPGGRLGWSRNSGLVGISVLQSEGSLRVGTDLDFLYGGTNLFGEMAIDEEGSQSVQGGMVWSMEGVEGGLTFHRQPDARLIEKSERTWQSLLLRWRPDRRTTLQLSVEPRLTYLELYRRSTIRFRRRMGRGVIASGVWRRETDERKVTGSALLDTWRGQFAWRVPARVQWRARYERRGRSGLKPEHDLRLYMRYRSRDRFSLSAQWEYTLAGFPAPEDALAGFPGSEDTTSLFRSNHRERWVVLLYGPVGPGVSTLVRYTRTRRTRYDQLKVPLVETRWVLQLNARW